One segment of Chloroflexota bacterium DNA contains the following:
- a CDS encoding response regulator transcription factor, whose product MNRRIRVLVVDDHEIACQGLRYLLDQEHDIEVVGACSDAEEAFAHVRSLLPDIILMDSQMQAIDGIQATWRLKRNGLSYAGDVIVLAESLEQLTEAMKAGASAYLLKDIERDQLAQAIRQVYQKAHPTPQDGLFGLLEMVILPPASLARSVRFATQVEKAIEATTVQAVGSPEGSCAITMTLAPSPLESIVTRLEGLADVERVEKETSTEDIWSLLRKPWAGARGKSSRARRLLVSLRLT is encoded by the coding sequence ATGAACAGGCGTATTAGAGTGCTTGTGGTTGACGATCACGAAATCGCATGCCAAGGGTTACGGTACCTGCTGGACCAAGAACATGACATCGAGGTGGTGGGAGCATGCAGCGATGCCGAGGAGGCCTTTGCCCATGTGAGATCACTGCTGCCTGACATTATCCTTATGGATAGCCAGATGCAAGCTATAGATGGGATCCAGGCCACATGGAGGCTGAAGAGAAACGGTCTTTCCTATGCCGGGGACGTGATTGTGTTGGCCGAGTCGCTAGAACAACTGACTGAGGCTATGAAAGCCGGGGCATCGGCGTACCTTCTGAAGGACATTGAGCGCGATCAACTTGCCCAGGCTATTAGGCAAGTTTACCAGAAAGCACACCCAACGCCTCAAGATGGTCTATTTGGACTACTGGAGATGGTCATATTGCCGCCGGCCAGTCTTGCCCGCTCGGTGAGATTTGCTACTCAGGTGGAGAAGGCGATTGAAGCTACTACGGTTCAGGCAGTCGGTTCCCCAGAAGGGAGTTGCGCTATCACGATGACCCTAGCGCCGTCCCCTTTGGAGAGTATTGTCACTAGACTGGAGGGGCTGGCTGATGTAGAGAGGGTAGAGAAAGAAACATCGACAGAAGATATTTGGAGCTTGCTAAGAAAACCCTGGGCTGGGGCAAGAGGGAAATCCAGCCGCGCTAGAAGGCTGCTTGTAAGCCTGAGATTGACCTAG
- a CDS encoding acyl-CoA dehydrogenase, with the protein MDFALNDQQELLKKEARRFLDSEFPKKLVRQLQESELGYSPEIWKKIADLGWLGLVSPEEYGGAGGTLLDLGVLFEEVGKTACPSPLFATMALGVLLLLDEGNEEQKQRLLPRVASGDLILTLALSEPEVDYQPQFMTTRAQHRNGHFTVTGTKLFVPYAHVADVILAVAATGSVDDAGKGITVFLIPKGAAGIELVPLRTVGQDKQFEVTFEGVQVSPLDILGTVDGGWPVVEVTLQKATAIQCVETVGVMQQELSITAEYTSNRVQFGRPIGSFQAVQHRLADMLTDVEGARWLSYRALSLLSEGLPAQREVAIAKAWVSDACQRVAYSAQHLHGGIGMDLDYDLHFYFEWAKARQLSLGPTPYHLASIEPTIRSG; encoded by the coding sequence GTGGATTTCGCATTGAATGATCAACAGGAGCTTCTGAAGAAGGAGGCTCGCCGCTTCCTCGACAGCGAGTTTCCCAAGAAACTGGTTCGCCAGCTACAAGAGAGCGAGTTGGGATATTCCCCGGAAATCTGGAAGAAGATAGCCGACTTGGGATGGCTGGGGCTGGTGAGCCCGGAGGAATATGGTGGCGCCGGCGGTACGCTGCTTGACTTGGGCGTCCTGTTCGAGGAGGTCGGCAAGACAGCTTGCCCCAGTCCACTGTTCGCCACGATGGCCCTTGGGGTGCTTCTCTTGTTGGACGAAGGGAATGAGGAGCAAAAGCAGCGACTTCTGCCCAGAGTGGCCAGCGGCGATTTGATCTTGACTCTGGCGCTATCGGAGCCGGAGGTGGACTATCAGCCTCAGTTCATGACCACGCGAGCCCAGCATAGGAATGGCCACTTCACTGTTACTGGCACTAAGCTGTTTGTGCCTTACGCCCATGTGGCAGACGTCATCCTGGCAGTGGCTGCTACCGGTTCTGTTGACGATGCCGGCAAAGGGATCACCGTGTTTCTGATACCAAAGGGAGCAGCGGGGATCGAACTGGTTCCGTTAAGGACCGTTGGCCAAGACAAGCAGTTTGAAGTGACGTTCGAAGGTGTGCAGGTCTCGCCATTGGACATACTGGGAACGGTGGACGGTGGTTGGCCGGTGGTAGAGGTAACCCTGCAAAAGGCGACGGCCATCCAGTGTGTGGAAACCGTGGGGGTAATGCAGCAGGAGCTGTCGATAACGGCTGAGTACACCTCAAACCGTGTGCAGTTTGGGCGGCCCATCGGCAGCTTTCAGGCAGTGCAGCATCGACTGGCTGACATGCTGACGGATGTGGAAGGGGCCCGGTGGCTGTCCTACAGAGCGCTATCGCTCTTGAGCGAGGGCCTGCCGGCCCAAAGGGAGGTAGCCATCGCCAAGGCATGGGTCAGCGATGCCTGTCAGAGAGTGGCGTACTCGGCCCAGCATCTGCACGGAGGAATCGGGATGGACCTGGATTACGACCTGCATTTCTATTTCGAATGGGCGAAGGCGCGGCAATTGAGCCTCGGCCCGACACCCTATCATCTAGCCTCCATCGAGCCGACGATCCGCAGCGGGTGA
- a CDS encoding acyl-CoA dehydrogenase, protein MDFRFTPEQEQLEKEIYAYLKKNIPAGLDEELILHAEGEGPIARGFVRQMGLDGWMGIGWPKEYGGQSRTPVEQYIFFDLAMGYFRIPIPVLGLMTVGPTLMRVGSEEQKRRFLPPILTGDILFAIGYTEPEAGTDLFSLKTTAIKDGDDYVINGQKIFTSGGMTVDYFWLAARTNPQAKRQHEGISIFLVDAKTPGISIQPMNMMCEYGVAQEFFDNVRVPKECLVGQENRGVLLMVTQLAHERINLVPHSTSVRIIEDTTLWARSAQRNGSHVYSEPWVRNRLAELTVESEVLKILNHRVAWQITRGEMPHVESAMIKVFGSEHIVRTTRACQEIMGQFGQLRLGSKWAPAGGWIERLSRMQLQLTFVGGSNEVMRDNMATMGLGLMKSR, encoded by the coding sequence ATGGATTTTAGGTTTACACCCGAGCAAGAGCAGCTTGAGAAGGAAATCTACGCCTATCTCAAGAAGAATATCCCTGCCGGGCTGGACGAAGAGTTAATCTTACACGCTGAGGGTGAGGGGCCCATCGCCCGTGGTTTCGTGAGGCAGATGGGCCTCGATGGATGGATGGGGATCGGGTGGCCGAAGGAATATGGTGGACAGAGTCGGACGCCTGTTGAGCAGTACATCTTCTTCGATTTGGCCATGGGATACTTCCGAATCCCGATTCCGGTACTCGGCTTGATGACGGTAGGGCCGACCTTGATGAGGGTGGGGAGTGAAGAGCAGAAAAGGCGTTTCCTGCCGCCCATCCTGACTGGGGATATCCTCTTCGCCATCGGCTACACGGAACCCGAGGCTGGCACTGACCTGTTTTCGCTGAAAACCACCGCCATCAAAGACGGCGATGACTACGTCATCAACGGCCAGAAGATATTCACATCGGGAGGGATGACAGTCGACTATTTCTGGCTGGCGGCGCGCACCAATCCGCAGGCCAAGCGCCAGCACGAGGGGATCTCCATCTTCCTGGTGGATGCTAAGACTCCTGGCATCAGCATTCAGCCGATGAATATGATGTGCGAATATGGCGTGGCTCAAGAGTTTTTCGACAATGTCAGGGTGCCCAAAGAGTGCCTGGTCGGCCAGGAGAATCGAGGCGTTCTCCTTATGGTGACCCAACTTGCCCACGAGCGGATCAATCTGGTCCCACATTCGACGAGCGTGAGGATAATTGAGGACACCACCCTGTGGGCCCGATCCGCCCAGCGCAATGGATCGCACGTTTACAGCGAGCCTTGGGTACGAAACAGGCTGGCCGAGCTCACCGTTGAGTCAGAGGTGCTGAAGATACTGAACCACCGGGTGGCATGGCAGATTACCAGGGGGGAAATGCCGCACGTGGAGTCGGCCATGATCAAGGTCTTCGGCAGCGAGCACATCGTCCGCACAACACGGGCCTGCCAGGAGATCATGGGTCAGTTCGGGCAGTTGCGATTAGGTTCGAAGTGGGCCCCGGCAGGTGGCTGGATTGAACGTTTGTCCCGGATGCAATTGCAGCTCACCTTCGTAGGCGGCAGCAACGAGGTTATGCGAGACAACATGGCCACCATGGGTCTTGGATTGATGAAATCTCGATAA
- a CDS encoding aldehyde ferredoxin oxidoreductase family protein → MASFAGKMLEVNLTDGSIGSSKVDKGVLRQYIGGSGLAAKLFFDRVSPQVDPLSPDNVLFITVGPLSGTTMPGGARFAVCSKSPLTDMWGESSCGGTFAAWLRSAGYDGIAVTGASDKPVYLVIQDGKAEIRDAADLWGKNTHEIIDLLKERHGGEKKAKVLTIGQAGENLVRFAAIANEKRDFAARCGMGSVMGAKKLKAIVAIGTGKVDAAVPDVFAKKRKEYIERAKEDPTVQALKAMGTNVAMDYMSMLGDVPAKNWTVGDMTAFVPKIGGSVLSGEQYLKGTNQCHGCLVGCKRVVKPQEEPYRLQAEGGPEYEGVASLGTLLMIDDLAAIIKMNEMCNDYGLDVISCGCTIAMAMDCYERGIIGLRDTNGVELRWGNVDSVMKMIDKIATRDGFGDVLAEGAKRGAERIGKSASDYAVVIKGMEVPMHDPRALHGLGLSYATGVRGACHTNDLTIAVEEGFFSWPEVGLVGPVDNKSSVGKAKVVVICQNLGMIFGSAPMCFLVANVIKSQELVDLISSASGFDYTLEELMTAGERIWMLKRGLDNLMGVTAADDRLPKQILTAQTEGGAAGSIPDMELMLKEYYPLRGLDSNGRPTKEKLDSLGLSDLAAKLG, encoded by the coding sequence ATGGCAAGTTTCGCAGGAAAGATGCTGGAGGTGAATCTGACCGACGGCAGTATCGGAAGTTCCAAGGTCGATAAGGGTGTCCTGAGACAATACATCGGGGGAAGCGGACTGGCAGCCAAGCTGTTTTTCGACCGTGTTTCGCCGCAAGTTGATCCCCTGTCACCGGACAATGTCCTGTTCATCACCGTCGGCCCTTTAAGTGGTACCACCATGCCAGGAGGAGCACGATTCGCGGTATGTTCGAAATCGCCACTCACCGACATGTGGGGCGAAAGCTCGTGTGGGGGCACTTTTGCTGCCTGGCTGAGATCTGCTGGCTATGACGGGATCGCCGTTACGGGCGCGTCAGACAAGCCCGTCTATTTGGTGATCCAGGACGGCAAAGCGGAAATCAGAGACGCTGCCGATCTCTGGGGCAAGAACACCCACGAGATCATCGACCTGCTGAAGGAGAGGCACGGTGGAGAGAAGAAGGCCAAAGTGCTGACGATCGGTCAGGCCGGCGAGAACCTGGTCAGGTTTGCAGCTATTGCCAATGAAAAGCGGGATTTTGCCGCTCGTTGTGGCATGGGTAGTGTGATGGGCGCCAAGAAACTGAAAGCCATTGTGGCTATCGGCACCGGCAAGGTAGACGCTGCCGTTCCCGACGTGTTCGCTAAAAAGAGGAAAGAATACATCGAGAGAGCCAAAGAAGACCCTACCGTTCAGGCGCTGAAGGCGATGGGCACCAACGTGGCCATGGATTACATGTCGATGCTCGGTGATGTGCCCGCAAAGAACTGGACCGTAGGTGACATGACGGCTTTCGTGCCCAAGATCGGTGGCAGTGTACTGAGCGGCGAACAGTATCTAAAAGGGACCAATCAGTGCCATGGCTGTTTGGTCGGCTGCAAGCGGGTGGTCAAGCCTCAAGAGGAACCTTACCGGCTGCAAGCGGAGGGAGGACCGGAATACGAAGGTGTGGCCAGCCTGGGCACTTTGCTCATGATCGATGACCTGGCGGCGATCATCAAGATGAATGAGATGTGCAATGACTATGGGCTGGATGTTATCTCCTGTGGCTGCACCATCGCCATGGCGATGGACTGCTACGAGCGAGGCATCATTGGGTTGAGAGATACCAACGGAGTTGAGCTGAGGTGGGGCAACGTTGACTCCGTCATGAAAATGATTGACAAGATCGCCACCAGAGACGGTTTCGGAGATGTCCTGGCGGAGGGAGCCAAGCGTGGTGCGGAGAGGATCGGTAAGAGTGCCTCCGATTATGCCGTGGTGATCAAGGGTATGGAGGTGCCGATGCATGATCCCAGAGCCTTGCACGGCCTGGGTCTTTCCTATGCTACCGGAGTTCGCGGGGCGTGCCATACCAACGACCTGACCATCGCCGTCGAAGAAGGCTTCTTTTCATGGCCGGAAGTCGGGCTAGTCGGCCCCGTGGACAACAAGTCCAGTGTGGGTAAAGCTAAAGTCGTGGTGATTTGCCAGAACCTGGGGATGATCTTTGGTTCGGCACCGATGTGCTTTTTGGTGGCCAATGTGATCAAGTCACAGGAGTTGGTGGATTTGATAAGCTCCGCCAGCGGGTTTGACTACACTCTCGAGGAGCTGATGACAGCCGGTGAGCGGATATGGATGCTCAAGCGGGGCCTGGACAACCTCATGGGTGTTACCGCCGCAGATGACCGGCTGCCGAAGCAGATCCTGACGGCGCAGACGGAAGGCGGCGCAGCGGGTTCGATCCCCGACATGGAGCTGATGCTCAAGGAATACTACCCGTTGAGGGGGCTGGACTCTAACGGTCGCCCTACCAAAGAAAAGCTGGACAGCCTGGGATTGTCGGATCTTGCGGCGAAGCTTGGCTGA
- a CDS encoding zinc-binding dehydrogenase has protein sequence MAEKGRAAIYNGLGKPIEIGEYPIPDPEPGAILIKVSMATICGSDLHMWRGDLDLAGLGLPMPVILGHEMTGKVAKLGKGISTDSAGQPLVEGDRVVYRYFKPCGRCPSCLRGEDVACPQTGMWLVPSDPPPHFFGAYAEYYYLSPNQTVIKVPDDLTDEVVAPVNCALSEMIYGLDKINLRFGETIVIQGAGGLGINATAVAKEMGAHKVIVIDGITERLNLAKAFGADEVIDMKEYKTPEERVNRVMELTNYWGADVVAELVGFPEAITEGLNMLAYGGRLLEIGNISLGKTVAIDPALLVMSNKTMRAVAYYGRDTLKKSLDFLSRTKGKYPFDKILSRIYPLEKINEAFENQNKGLVSRSAIVP, from the coding sequence ATGGCAGAAAAAGGTAGAGCGGCAATATACAATGGCTTGGGCAAGCCGATTGAGATCGGGGAGTATCCGATCCCGGATCCAGAACCGGGGGCGATCCTCATCAAGGTGAGCATGGCTACCATCTGCGGGTCAGATTTGCACATGTGGCGTGGAGACCTGGATCTGGCGGGTTTGGGTTTACCGATGCCAGTCATCCTGGGCCACGAGATGACGGGCAAGGTAGCTAAGCTAGGGAAGGGTATCTCCACCGATTCGGCGGGCCAGCCTCTGGTAGAAGGTGACCGGGTGGTCTACCGCTACTTCAAGCCTTGCGGGCGTTGCCCATCGTGTTTGAGGGGAGAGGATGTTGCTTGCCCCCAGACCGGTATGTGGCTTGTCCCATCTGATCCCCCGCCCCACTTCTTCGGGGCCTATGCCGAGTACTACTATCTCAGCCCCAATCAGACCGTCATCAAGGTCCCAGATGATCTGACGGATGAAGTGGTCGCACCAGTCAACTGCGCCCTTTCAGAGATGATCTATGGTCTGGATAAGATCAATCTTCGGTTTGGGGAGACAATTGTCATTCAGGGCGCCGGTGGTCTTGGCATCAATGCTACCGCTGTAGCCAAAGAGATGGGCGCACACAAGGTCATCGTCATCGATGGCATCACGGAGCGCTTGAATCTGGCCAAAGCTTTCGGGGCGGATGAAGTCATAGATATGAAGGAATACAAGACCCCCGAAGAGCGCGTAAACCGGGTGATGGAACTCACCAACTACTGGGGTGCGGATGTTGTCGCTGAGCTTGTGGGTTTTCCCGAGGCCATTACTGAAGGACTGAACATGCTGGCCTACGGCGGGCGGCTGCTCGAGATCGGCAATATTAGTCTGGGAAAGACCGTGGCCATTGATCCGGCTCTCCTCGTCATGAGTAACAAGACCATGCGAGCCGTTGCCTATTACGGGCGCGATACCTTGAAGAAGTCCTTGGACTTTCTGAGCCGCACCAAAGGCAAGTATCCCTTTGATAAGATCCTTTCCCGCATCTACCCACTAGAAAAGATCAATGAAGCTTTCGAGAACCAAAATAAGGGACTGGTTTCACGGTCGGCTATTGTTCCTTAG
- a CDS encoding phosphotransferase family protein, producing the protein MTQGLDLDDVRRRLTQWFKGKMPEAKEIALSGLDKPSAGLSNETYSLELRWKEAGLNRQQKLVIRWVPPRYPLYPKYDVREQFLVLKHLEAAGIPVPQALWLEEDPSVIGRQFYIVEHVEGWIPPENPPYHVAGPLFDSTPERRARIWNKAVEVMAKIHTLDWRRAGMEFLGAPKAGTDPIDRHIAYYEWTMSTATPPTDLILDAAREWLKKNVPVPKQVSLCWGDARLGNVIFRDDEVVAVLDWETAMLADAEAELAWMLHVDWYMGEGYGLPRLEGLPGPDETVDYYEKLTGQKVENLFYHDVFATWRQGVIHHKLEPTLKAIGYIPPDSPSINAANYEKIRRLLRLS; encoded by the coding sequence GTGACACAAGGATTAGATCTTGATGACGTGCGAAGGCGATTGACCCAGTGGTTCAAAGGCAAGATGCCAGAGGCCAAGGAGATCGCACTTTCGGGTTTGGATAAACCGAGCGCTGGTCTTTCGAATGAGACCTATAGCTTGGAGCTACGGTGGAAGGAGGCGGGACTGAACCGGCAGCAGAAGCTCGTCATCCGCTGGGTGCCTCCGCGGTATCCCCTTTATCCCAAGTACGATGTGAGAGAGCAGTTCCTGGTGTTGAAACACCTGGAGGCCGCGGGAATCCCGGTGCCCCAAGCCCTTTGGCTCGAGGAAGATCCATCGGTGATCGGTCGTCAGTTCTACATCGTGGAGCACGTGGAGGGTTGGATTCCGCCGGAAAACCCACCATACCATGTAGCGGGTCCTCTTTTTGATTCCACCCCTGAGCGAAGAGCCAGGATCTGGAACAAGGCGGTAGAGGTCATGGCTAAGATTCATACTTTGGACTGGCGTCGGGCGGGCATGGAGTTCCTCGGTGCTCCGAAGGCTGGAACCGATCCCATTGACCGGCACATAGCCTACTATGAGTGGACTATGAGCACGGCGACCCCGCCGACTGACCTGATCCTGGATGCGGCCAGGGAATGGCTGAAGAAGAACGTCCCAGTACCCAAACAGGTCTCGCTCTGCTGGGGTGACGCCAGGCTGGGCAATGTCATTTTCCGGGATGATGAGGTAGTCGCGGTGCTGGACTGGGAAACGGCTATGCTGGCGGATGCCGAGGCTGAACTGGCTTGGATGCTTCATGTGGACTGGTATATGGGTGAAGGGTACGGGTTGCCCAGGCTGGAGGGTCTTCCGGGGCCGGATGAGACCGTGGACTATTACGAGAAACTAACGGGACAGAAGGTGGAAAACCTGTTCTACCATGATGTGTTCGCCACATGGCGACAGGGAGTAATACATCACAAGCTGGAACCCACTCTGAAGGCCATAGGGTATATTCCACCCGATTCCCCCAGTATAAACGCTGCCAACTATGAGAAGATCAGACGTCTCTTAAGGCTTTCATAA
- a CDS encoding carotenoid 1,2-hydratase has translation MAVERDPMQLEWVKSTPTPADDERHMPGPESLPLYNESYYFPIYDPKQEIGVVFRFGMLANQKQANIYLFITHRSVVVHSYYEKLAPFPPMKPRHMEAGGLSVEIEKPLERFRLRYRSGSTGFDLTWRGTSPPYMFPRPAGATFEEAMAHIEQGALVTGTVTIGGVPYKIDGLGHRDKSWGHERDWAKYYGWTYLSGEFGPDFWFNASRFELTPGNPVFVGCLWDGKELSWASDIVMDTKTTDGGARQLGVEVSFKDERGRQYHIIGEKPMVTGIFQFDKTILRDGISLFRMGDRVGYGIIEYGYVEDLKR, from the coding sequence ATGGCAGTTGAACGCGATCCAATGCAGTTGGAATGGGTGAAAAGCACCCCCACACCCGCAGACGATGAACGGCATATGCCTGGCCCCGAATCGCTCCCCCTGTATAACGAAAGCTACTATTTCCCGATCTATGATCCGAAGCAGGAGATCGGCGTAGTGTTTCGCTTCGGGATGCTCGCAAACCAGAAGCAGGCAAACATCTACCTCTTTATTACGCACAGAAGCGTGGTCGTCCACAGTTACTATGAGAAGTTAGCGCCGTTTCCGCCAATGAAACCCCGCCACATGGAGGCCGGGGGTCTCTCGGTGGAGATTGAGAAGCCTCTCGAGCGCTTCCGGCTGCGCTACAGGTCCGGTAGCACCGGCTTTGATCTGACCTGGCGGGGCACCAGCCCGCCGTACATGTTCCCGCGCCCGGCAGGAGCCACGTTCGAGGAGGCCATGGCTCATATTGAGCAGGGTGCGCTCGTAACCGGAACGGTAACCATTGGCGGCGTGCCTTACAAAATCGATGGCCTTGGCCATCGGGACAAGAGCTGGGGCCACGAGCGCGACTGGGCCAAGTACTATGGATGGACATATCTCAGCGGTGAATTCGGGCCTGACTTCTGGTTCAATGCATCTCGGTTCGAACTCACTCCTGGTAACCCTGTATTTGTCGGTTGCCTCTGGGACGGTAAGGAGTTGTCCTGGGCCTCGGATATCGTGATGGACACCAAGACCACTGACGGCGGCGCACGCCAGTTGGGTGTGGAGGTGAGTTTCAAAGATGAACGCGGCCGCCAGTATCATATCATCGGAGAGAAACCCATGGTTACGGGGATATTCCAGTTCGATAAGACCATACTGCGGGATGGGATCTCGCTCTTCCGCATGGGCGACCGCGTAGGCTACGGCATCATCGAGTACGGGTATGTCGAAGACTTGAAGCGGTAG
- a CDS encoding ABC transporter substrate-binding protein has product MRFRGSMRGKRMKNLAKTLTVVLLVLVLVGTLGVAVGCGGGGGGGAVTIKMGVVTDLTGPASPALRPIVEVYVDTARYYNDHNLIPGVKIKLSMWDTHFDSARIIPGYDWLKEQGAKVIITFIATDAEVLKPFAERDKIPVLTTGEPGSIENPPGWLFATSGFAGEGMYTMLKWVWDNEWDHSKGPAKIGYGGWNTNVDQTKQDAIKNYAAAHPDQFTYVRCSLSPSGTADFTSVAATLKDCDYLSGSAPHIAYLVRDYLATGQTKAKLLDCDGGLSSILAFMVRMNGWQCMDGAISMMQCLGLEERDISPLTQRMYDMLLRYRTGGGDLSKYADHLIYAAAGASATAVAFDILNRCIREVGAENFSSQAYYDAAIKYQTDGELWESYPVMGFSQTRRHLGQLFAIWKVNAAEQSFKWIGEWVETRVQP; this is encoded by the coding sequence ATGAGATTCCGTGGGAGCATGAGAGGAAAGAGAATGAAGAATCTTGCGAAGACACTAACGGTGGTTCTGTTGGTACTGGTCCTCGTAGGTACGTTGGGCGTTGCCGTTGGCTGTGGTGGTGGGGGAGGGGGCGGAGCGGTGACCATCAAGATGGGCGTGGTGACCGACCTGACCGGGCCTGCCTCGCCAGCACTGAGACCTATCGTAGAAGTATACGTTGATACGGCAAGATACTACAATGATCATAACCTTATCCCTGGCGTGAAGATAAAACTTTCTATGTGGGATACCCACTTCGACTCGGCCAGAATAATACCTGGCTATGATTGGCTCAAGGAGCAGGGGGCAAAGGTGATAATCACATTCATCGCTACCGATGCCGAGGTATTGAAACCTTTTGCCGAGCGAGACAAGATCCCGGTCCTTACTACCGGCGAGCCAGGTAGCATCGAGAATCCCCCCGGATGGTTGTTCGCCACCTCGGGTTTTGCTGGGGAGGGGATGTATACTATGTTGAAATGGGTGTGGGACAATGAGTGGGATCACAGCAAGGGGCCGGCCAAGATTGGCTACGGCGGTTGGAATACAAACGTCGATCAGACAAAACAGGACGCAATAAAGAATTATGCCGCAGCTCACCCGGACCAGTTCACCTACGTTCGCTGTTCCCTGTCACCTTCGGGCACCGCGGACTTCACCAGTGTAGCAGCGACACTGAAGGATTGTGATTACTTGAGCGGAAGCGCCCCGCACATAGCCTACCTGGTAAGGGACTACCTAGCTACCGGTCAGACCAAGGCAAAGCTACTGGACTGTGACGGTGGTCTTTCGTCCATTCTAGCGTTCATGGTTAGAATGAACGGCTGGCAGTGCATGGATGGAGCGATATCCATGATGCAGTGCCTGGGTCTTGAGGAACGGGACATCAGTCCTCTGACACAGCGGATGTATGACATGCTACTCAGATACCGCACCGGCGGCGGGGACCTCTCGAAATATGCTGACCACCTGATATACGCGGCTGCTGGGGCTTCGGCCACGGCTGTCGCTTTCGACATCCTGAACCGTTGTATAAGGGAGGTAGGTGCCGAGAACTTCAGCAGTCAAGCCTACTATGATGCGGCCATAAAATACCAGACCGATGGCGAGCTGTGGGAAAGCTACCCGGTCATGGGCTTCAGCCAGACTCGGCGGCATTTGGGTCAGTTGTTTGCGATATGGAAGGTCAATGCTGCTGAGCAATCCTTCAAATGGATAGGAGAGTGGGTTGAGACCAGAGTGCAACCCTAG